In Plasmodium sp. gorilla clade G2 genome assembly, chromosome: 5, one genomic interval encodes:
- a CDS encoding trafficking protein particle complex subunit 8, putative, producing the protein MASYIAEEIRNIISDIYLSTILIDSSKIVKREISFFLGISVNDLFQPFGFCDSFINDDNEKVDLKLNASININYLNKNNTLNEKVIENKNIKIRFINANEYEDVKLEYLDRILIDTISYNEPEYSDIYNEQNLNAYFKKNEKDNISLNKKYFEYICANSTVLHKDIKKDIVKNIEENKREQYEDNIEKRKYSQYDNNKNNTYNYNNTYNYNNIYKNKSDNFLSQSSSYDYITNSDVNDNDDIDNEIFKNKYMNNIQKYNAFSLPWFNTYFKTSWTYTHLFNNSSCTPLGIVYICSTRDSNVIDLYKSMIKNNIKRNNAYMNANIPKCIILLHISNNHDDDIETDVQKLFVNIQSTFLNFKCHLLIIKAHRFFSAYEKYAKNINEEIKKKTDHHDNIKKDMSENLNKHSKDHSFENMSDNNIHSSITYELKNDNFLNNALNHDQQEELYNKNNYGTNKIVSSSHNNDYDDEPMVVKKQETVSCCDKNEKIRIHRKKRKQINYVHLNNIQKLYMNHLSMHFIDFFLDDGIKVAKNINDIEESMNIKKNISIDMNSIYEYIMSDKILCISKKMPLYIDEIYFCCCLDIADIISLKMFIHNFIKTCVIPYISMLTNDINNLILSNKKSLRNQLKFMWRKTKLNFTSSDAASFVAEQTSNVLLNVAQNMLVSPNDNKNDENTKGYDVSTVDDMKDGLNERGPLIEEDNKKDEKYEKTIQSNVNESQLFNVSNNEVGLKLFGRRDSFQFFRRTASNNSSSSNKNLVEGKNYNKESLEWFYKTLSDIYFILNEYELSYNVLKICINEFKHDKMYFYLGSIYELISLCIHHIDNINKKDSLYYLDLSYQMYHKCYYLNNMFICCILNYYLSLIYDEPNESSINILINANVDFSYVEEKLATENMKLSKFFIQNNNIRSGLLLEQITYSYKKEKIDQSYNFNEFIKNLNTYNKIITNMVNKNVHYYLTDNMKKTKKKKKEQINEEGNISNDMMSNNKHINVETKKCDDNKIISPMKDNKKVSTHMMSDDNTSTTMNNKNIYTTDMYNIDDNNNINHINNEIISDENKTSDKHQSSNNERKNKKDDINENINIENIENMENMENMENIENIDNIENIENIQNIQNIQNIQNIENINNKVSIMTQNNYNNTIMLVKNKNYKYRKYLFEMTLAGHTFNKCGFKRLALFCYSNVLKKYEQKVFMKHIYEHLHFMMARQAFSINLYYEALNHYICILNSITNNYEKSYILNKQIDIYTTSADKEVNFIREFAYVYKIYVDKILNELFKNNKTKHINGGNNNNNNNNNNSGGHNNHMSNNIKDVVNNDDHLSSEHNNEEKKKMNRINYFSDDNTENIIKPLNLRIPFINLRNSESLFVNSLFISKTNIYNNEKNGHINFFYIYENNIYKMKNYDTTLNDMYHILTRNISHGSMSHIHEFNYMYIMYKKFINSVYNEAIDITCDNFMERQEMTNKEKEDNHIKNNSHNKQDDSNINEMNYNNNIKRDSKDQSEYTLRYIKSLNLYTPYINEKDKNEFDKYIKELKNKMINCIQFYNNTQIKDIYQKSINNEEIKINTQYIQYICKGDYIFISFQLINPLYTKVECQGTHICAYYYNEDINKDIEVEKKIFILEPRQAKMCTLYIKPQKKGLLFISGVMWHLFGLVKIYQSFFIHGFKKMHKKFNKMHALRYDEIYNCEDNTQKKENIKHLKKEMNKYTWSSNIGMLGKKSFKKMSYYDIDQRLLLYVYEKCYKFSFEFVNMYLNRSESKKVMEDEKKITVNNYEIDMIELFEGENVETVFKITNYSDSDVNYMGLCVTPCNLFMCYKIVHNSTVEGEAEEYVLCNEKKKFEHLNNTHNNNNNNKNNNKNNNNYYDGDKNYEINNVGIKKKKLSIDNELYTNENVDKDINVFKQKFKHKNIQHIIINGDIKKEDTLFLYFQVNSTYAGLHKCMMTMLCKKNDEQIKKENKNYSNYLDILTQKKEGCYLFMRLMNIIPLIKLKMYTPLSIIHNDKYNYIYLSFENISKRDIYIKNIYFHYIFNEKLLSGYIKNKKIYMSKIEGIHGFEYISKRDNKKNNNNNNNNNNNIDNNNCDDDTNMSYYYYNCKLYNFYSQNNNFLYIKKNEKSTYLFYTQEFDLKNMCNTCYIFLEWSLKEDENIRSGIIKNDTKFSNDIIKFSMECIETDIYMNNEKEKKVQIAVNIQNNLDIDLKECYIHANEIDAMHTLSSLENPMEDKNEYMSLSVINPHEQEDSNISSNDEYDNMNKTLTSNVSHSIDNKNYNDNHISYDTNVITSYNEDPMQCNDILKSDDHNIYNQNETKKDMSYISNTLKEINKNKYPYNYDVINEIYKDEQNKDEDNERIHISSFSYNKKIKDDIYLIQKNITKQIDLFNYNFITSSFRFKKNFEISMLQKSFISPNIRSTTLLKDSDNMLIQKNSSFDDILFKQRREKNIYNVIKYNTYYTHNYNDNNSLMRIMRNKKKIYKGKHKQEETEDIEDIEEIEEIEEIDDIKEIEEIEEIQMKKKQKKKKGYYEKMYNNQLYMNKCVTLNGYIYTGLVQRYIKRLKKYQKKKLYFNLIFTQEGVYNINKFHVIFKVNDQVFIFKPLNSIIVQVHK; encoded by the exons ATGGCTAGTTATATTGCAGaagaaataagaaatattataagcGATATTTATCTATCTACCATTTTAATTGATAGTAGTAAAATTGTAAAAAGGGAAATATCATTTTTCCTTGGTATAAGTGTGAATGATTTGTTTCAACCATTTGGTTTTTGTGATTCATTTATAAATGATGACAATGAAAAAGTCGACCTGAAATTGAATGCAagcataaatataaattatttaaataaaaataatacccTAAATGAAAAGgtaattgaaaataaaaatattaaaatacgATTTATAAATGCGAATGAATATGAAGATGTCAAGTTAGAATATCTGGATAGAATTTTGATTGATACTATTTCATATAATGAGCCAGAATAttctgatatatataatgaacaaAATCTTAAtgcatattttaaaaaaaatgagaaagaCAATATTAgtttaaataaaaagtactttgaatatatatgtgctaATTCAACTGTACTTCataaagatattaaaaaggatatagtaaaaaatattgaagagAATAAAAGAGAGCAATACGAggataatatagaaaaaaggaaatattctcaatatgataataataaaaataatacatataattataataatacatataattataataatatatataaaaacaaaagtgATAATTTCCTCTCTCAATCTTCTagttatgattatataacaaatagcGATGtgaatgataatgatgatatagataatgaaatatttaaaaataaatatatgaataatattcaaaaatataatgcaTTTTCTCTACCTTGgtttaatacatattttaaaacatcATGGACCTATACACATTTGTTTAATAATTCGTCATGTACTCCATTAggaattgtttatatttgtagCACAAGAGATAGTAATGTTatagatttatataaatcaatgattaaaaataatataaaaagaaataatgcTTATATGAATGCTAATATACCAAAGTGTATTATTCTTCTTCATATTTCAAATAACCATGATGATGATATAGAAACAGATGTTCAGAaattatttgtaaatatacaatcaacttttttaaattttaagtGTCATTTGTTAATAATTAAAGCCCATCGATTTTTTAGTgcttatgaaaaatatgcaaaaaatataaacgaagaaatcaaaaaaaaaacagatcatcatgataatataaaaaaggacaTGAGTGAAAATTTAAACAAACATTCAAAGGATCATTCATTTGAAAATAtgagtgataataatattcacaGTTCGATTacatatgaattaaaaaatgataattttttaaacaatGCATTAAATCATGATCAACaagaagaattatataacaaaaataattatggTACTAATAAAATTGTTTCTTCTTCacataataatgattatgatgatgaacCAATGGTGGTAAAAAAACAAGAAACAGTCAGTTGTTGtgataaaaatgagaaaataagaatacatagaaaaaagagaaaacaaataaattatgtacatttaaataatattcaaaaattatatatgaatcaCTTGAGTATGCATTTTAtcgatttttttttagatgaTGGAATAAAGGTTGCtaagaatataaatgatattgaAGAAagtatgaatataaaaaagaatatttctATTGATATGAATAgtatttatgaatatataatgtcagataaaatattatgtattagTAAGAAAATGCCTTTATATAttgatgaaatatatttttgttgttgtttGGATATTGCTGATATTATATCTCTAAAAATGtttattcataattttataaaaacttGTGTAATACCATATATTAGTATGTTAAcgaatgatataaataatttgattttaagtaataaaaaaagtttaAGAAATCAGTTAAAATTTATGTGGAGAAAAACCAAATTAAATTTCACTTCCTCTGATGCTGCATCGTTTGTAGCTGAGCAAACAAGTAATGTTTTATTGAACGTAGCACAAAATATGTTGGTATCTCCTAATGATAATAAGAATGATGAGAATACAAAAGGATATGATGTATCTACTGTGGATGACATGAAGGATGGTTTGAATGAACGTGGTCCTTTAATtgaagaagataataaaaaggatgaaaaatatgagaaAACTATTCAAAGCAACGTTAATGAATCTCAACTTTTTAATGTATCAAATAATGAAGTCggtttaaaattatttggtAGAAGAGAttcttttcaattttttcgACGAACGGCTAGTAATAATTCATCATCAAGTAACAAAAATTTGGTAGAAGGGAAAAATTACAATAAGGAGTCACTTGAATGGTTTTATAAAACATTGAgtgatatttattttattttaaatgaatatgaattatcatataatgttttaaaaatatgtataaatgaatttaaaCATGATAagatgtatttttatttaggAAGTATATATGAATTGATTAGTCTATGTATTCAtcatatagataatattaataaaaaggattcattatattatttagatTTGAGTTATCAGATGTATCataaatgttattatttaaataatatgtttatatgttgtatattaaattattatttatcacTTATATATGATGAACCAAATGAAtcatctataaatatattgataaatgCAAATGTTGATTTTTCTTATGTAGAAGAAAAGTTAGCAAcagaaaatatgaaattatcaaagttttttattcaaaataataatataagatCTGGATTATTACTTGAACAAATTACATAtagttataaaaaagaaaaaatcgatcaatcatataattttaatgaattcataaaaaacttaaatacatataataaaataataacaaatatggtaaataaaaatgtgcattattatttaactgacaatatgaaaaaaacaaagaaaaaaaaaaaagaacaaataaatgaagaaggaaatatatcaaatgatATGATGTCAAATAACAAACATATCAATGTCGAAACGAAAAaatgtgatgataataagatAATATCTCCTAtgaaagataataaaaaggtaAGTACACACATGATGagtgatgataatacatCTACCACAatgaataataagaatatatatacaactgatatgtataatatagatgataataataatataaatcatataaataatgaaataataagtgatgaaaataaaacaagCGATAAACATCAAAGTAGTAataatgaaagaaaaaataaaaaggatgatataaatgaaaacataaatatagaGAATATAGAGAATATggaaaatatggaaaatatggaaaatatagaaaatatagataatatagaaaatatagaaaatatacaaaatatacaaaatatacaaaatatacaaaatatagaaaatataaacaataaagTAAGCATAATGacacaaaataattataataataccaTAATGTTagtaaagaataaaaattataaatatcgaaaatatttatttgaaatGACATTAGCTGGTcatacatttaataaatgtgGTTTTAAAAGGTTAgctttattttgttattcaaatgtattaaaaaaatatgaacagaAAGTATTTATGAAGCATATTTATGAACATTTACATTTTATGATGGCTCGTCAAGCCTTTagtattaatttatattatgaggcattaaatcattatatatgtattctcAATTCGAttacaaataattatgaaaaatcttatatattaaacaaacaaatagatatatatacaacatcAGCAGATAAAGAAGTCAATTTTATAAGAGAGTTTgcttatgtatataaaatatatgtagaCAAAATTTTAAACGaattattcaaaaataataaaacaaaacatATCAATggtggtaataataataataataataataataataatagtggtggtcataataatcatatgtcaaataatataaaggaCGTAGTAAATAATGATGACCATTTATCAAGTGAACATAATAATgaggagaaaaaaaagatgaatagaataaattattttagtgatgataatacagagaatattataaaaccaTTAAATTTAAGAATtccatttataaatttaagaAATTCAGAAAGTTTATTTgttaattctttatttatatctaaaactaatatatataataatgaaaaaaatggtcatattaattttttttatatttatgaaaataatatatataaaatgaaaaactaTGATACAACATTGAATGATATGTATCATATTCTCACAAGAAATATATCTCATGGTAGTATGTCGCATATACAtgaatttaattatatgtatattatgtataagaaatttataaatagtGTATATAATGAGGCAATTGATATAACATGTGATAATTTTATGGAAAGACAAGAAATGACGAATAAAGAAAAGGAggataatcatataaaaaataatagtcATAACAAACAGGACGattcaaatataaatgaaatgaattataataataatataaaaagggaTAGTAAAGACCAATCTGAATATACtttaagatatataaaatcattgaatttatataccccatatataaatgaaaaggaTAAGAATGAATTTGATAAGTACATAAAAGAGttgaaaaacaaaatgataaattgTATAcagttttataataatactcaaatcaaagatatatatcaaaagagTATAAATAacgaagaaataaaaataaatactcaatatatacaatatatatgtaaaggagattatatatttatatcttttcaGTTGATTAATCCTTTATATACAAAAGTTGAATGTCAGGGTACACATATATGTGCTTACTATTACAACGaagatattaataaagatattgaagttgaaaagaaaatatttattttggaACCACGGCAAGCAAAAATGTGTACCTTATATATAAAGCCACAAAAAAAAGGATTGCTCTTTATATCgg gtGTGATGTGGCACCTCTTCGGCCTAGTAAAAATTTATCAAAGCTTTTTCATACATGGGTTTAAAAAAAtgcataaaaaatttaataaaatgcaTGCATTAAGATATGATGAGATATACAACTGTGAAGATAATACTcagaagaaagaaaatataaaacatttgaaaaaagaaatgaataaatatacatgGTCTAGTAATATAGGTATGCTTGGAAAAAagagttttaaaaaaatgtctTATTATGATATTGATCAAaggttattattatatgtgtatgaAAAATGTTATAAGTTTTCTTTTGAATTTGTCAATATGTATCTAAATAGGAGTGAATCGAAAAAGGTTATGgaggatgaaaaaaaaattactgtAAATAATTATGAGATAGATATGATAGAATTATTTGAGGGTGAAAATGTTGAAACAGTATTTAAGATAACAAACTATTCAGATAGTGATGTAAATTATATGGGTTTATGTGTAACTCCATGTAACTTATTTATGTGTTATAAGATAGTGCATAATAGTACTGTTGAGGGGGAAGCAGAGGAATATGTATTatgtaatgaaaaaaagaaattcgAACATTTAAACAatacacataataataataataataataaaaataataataaaaataataataattactaTGATGGTgacaaaaattatgaaataaataatgtcggaataaaaaaaaaaaaactttctATAgataatgaattatatacCAACGAAAATGTtgataaagatataaatgtatttaaacaaaaatttaaacataaaaatattcaacatataataattaatggtgatataaaaaaagaagatacattgtttttatatttccaaGTTAATTCAACATATGCTGGCTTACACAAATGTATGATGACTATGTTATGTAAAAAGAAtgatgaacaaataaaaaaagaaaataagaaTTATTCGAATTATTTAGATATCCTTACTCAGAAAAAAGAAGGATGTTATCTTTTTATGAgattaatgaatataatccctttaataaaattaaaaatgtatacaCCTCTAAGTATTATTCacaatgataaatataattatatatatttgtcatttgaaaatatatctaagagagatatatatattaaaaatatatattttcattacatATTCAATGAAAAATTGTTAAGTgggtatataaaaaataaaaaaatatatatgtcaaAAATTGAAGGCATACATGGTTTTGAGTACATATCAAAAAGggacaataaaaaaaataataataataataataataataataataatattgataataataattgtgaTGATGATACTAACAtgtcttattattattataattgcaaattatataatttttattcacaaaataataactttttatatataaagaaaaatgaaaaatcgACTTATCTATTCTATACACAAGAGtttgatttaaaaaatatgtgtaatacatgttatatattcttaGAATGGTCCTTGAAGGAGgatgaaaatataagaagTGGAATCATAAAGAACGACACGAAGTTTtctaatgatataataaaattttctatGGAATGTATAGAAacagatatatatatgaataatgaaaaagaaaaaaaggttCAAATTGCTGtcaatatacaaaataatttagaTATAGATTTAAAGGAATGTTATATACATGCAAATGAAATTGATGCAATGCATACATTATCTTCTTTAGAAAATCCGATGgaagataaaaatgaatatatgagTTTGTCTGTTATAAATCCACATGAACAAGAAGATAGTAATATATCTTCAAATgatgaatatgataatatgaataaaacaTTAACAAGTAATGTATCACATAgtatagataataaaaattataatgataatcatATAAGTTATGATACGAACGTTATAACATCTTATAATGAAGATCCCATGCAATGTAATGATATCCTAAAAAGTGatgatcataatatatataatcagaATGAAACAAAAAAGGATATGTCATATATTTCTAATACTTTGaaggaaataaataaaaataagtacCCTTATAACTATGATgttataaatgaaatatataaggaTGAACAAAACAAAGATGAAGATAATGAAAGAATACATATTTCTTCGTtctcatataataaaaaaattaaagatgatatatatcttatacaaaaaaatattaccaAACAAATTGATTtgtttaattataattttataacatCTAGCTTTAgatttaaaaagaattttGAAATATCCATGTTACAAAAAAGTTTTATATCACCAAATATTAGAAGTACTacattattaaaagataGTGACAATAtgttaatacaaaaaaatagcTCATTTGATGATATACTTTTTAAACAAAGaagggaaaaaaatatatataatgttataaaatataatacttattatacacataattataatgataacaaTAGTTTAATGAGAATAAtgagaaacaaaaaaaaaatatataaaggtaAACACAAACAAGAAGAAACAGAAGACATAGAAGACATAGAAGAAATAGAAGAAATTGAAGAAATTGacgatataaaagaaatagaaGAAATTGAAGAAAtccaaatgaaaaaaaagcaaaagaagaaaaaaggatattacgaaaaaatgtataataaccaattatatatgaacaagTGTGTTACAttaaatggatatatatacactGGATTAGTTCagagatatataaaaagattaaaaaagtatcaaaagaaaaaattatattttaatctaATATTTACACAAGAAGGAgtatataacataaataaatttcaTGTCATCTTTAAAGTAAATGATcaagtatttatttttaagccCCTCAATAGTATAATCGTGCAAGtacataaatga
- a CDS encoding actin-like protein, putative yields the protein MDTYNDILSIVIDLGFENIKVGYAGDENPMNVFSSNVGMDLDLDQKIKEEVYKKCLCTKEEFYQHNLIYPLFYLEALENTYIKPCLYLDNKNNFNINEDVFEKIFCMNVRGDRYVTNLFERRVKNFVGNKLYKQTSLGSEFIDNENVGEIENDHNDNNTNNSDNINDSHNTNNSDNINDSNNTNNSNNTNNSNNTNNSNNTNNSNNTNNSNNINNNGTHDNHLSPLELWGIENNHFDIDMIENKMVDINNIKKMLNKYNNISCGFNENIELFSYLFSIPNMRNKEIKVKIAELLFEKYNIPAIYFNPKAILTGFSYNKKVCSVVDVGSCYTDFSLCNEGSIDNKNYKIYNIGGNTVDYYLEELLEKYNTQYCCPYYEHYKNNNNKKYKKENIHSDYYNIAKYLPLKDLKNYLCEVADNEKKIYDAKNINFNDNIDIYILPDGQNINITKFNNIAPEIFFTPSLLQNSNKLNHHLNNVFTKEDSFQGTPQTLFHLLKNLNSIKYRDDLINNVIITGSSTLLNNFNQRFEKEFNELNINHQNNGNLPNIHILKSGKTDKQYSSWKGGSILASFKNFNSFFVTQKEYQEYGFEIINRKC from the coding sequence ATGGATACATACAACGACATATTAAGTATTGTTATCGATTTAGgatttgaaaatataaaagttgGTTATGCGGGAGATGAGAATCCTATGAATGTGTTTAGTTCGAATGTTGGAATGGATTTAGATTTagatcaaaaaataaaagaagaagtttataaaaaatgtttatgTACTAAAGAGGAATTTTATCaacataatttaatttatcctTTATTTTATCTAGAAGCTTtagaaaatacatatataaaacctTGTTTATATCttgataataagaataattttaatattaatgaagatgtatttgaaaaaattttTTGCATGAATGTTAGAGGAGATCGATATGTTACGAATTTATTTGAAAGAAGGGTAAAAAATTTTGTAGGTAATAAGTTATACAAGCAAACAAGTCTAGGAAGTGAATTCATTGACAATGAAAATGTCGGTGAGATTGAAAATGatcataatgataataatacaaataatagtgataatataaatgatagtCATAACACaaataatagtgataatataaatgatagtaataacacaaataatagtaataacacaaataatagtaataacacaaataatagtaataacacaaataatagtaataacacaaataatagtaataatataaataataatggtaCACATGATAATCATTTAAGTCCTCTTGAATTGTGGGGAATTGAAAATAACCATTTTGATATTGACAtgattgaaaataaaatggttgatattaataatataaaaaagatgctaaataaatataataatataagttgtggatttaatgaaaatatcGAACTTTTTTCTTATCTATTCTCTATACCTAATATgagaaataaagaaataaaagtaaaaatagcTGAATTGTtgtttgaaaaatataatataccagctatttattttaatccAAAAGCTATATTAACTGGcttttcttataataaaaaggttTGCTCAGTTGTTGATGTTGGATCGTGTTATACTGATTTTTCATTATGTAATGAAGGAAgtattgataataaaaattataaaatttataatataggAGGAAATACTGTAGATTATTATTTAGAAgaattattagaaaaatataatacacaaTATTGTTGTCCATATTATGAAcactataaaaataataataacaaaaaatataagaaagaaaatattcattcagattattataatatagcAAAATATCTACCAttaaaagatttaaaaaattatttatgtgAAGTTGcagataatgaaaaaaaaatttatgatgcaaaaaatatcaattttaatgataatatagatatttatattttgccAGATGgacaaaatattaatattactaaatttaataatatagctCCTGAAATATTTTTCACACCATCCTTGTTAcaaaattcaaataaattaaatcatcatttaaataatgtattTACAAAAGAAGACAGTTTTCAAGGAACTCCACAAACATTgtttcatttattaaaaaatctaAATTCAATCAAATATAGAGATGATTTAATAAACAATGTTATTATAACTGGATCATCtactttattaaataattttaatcaACGATTTGAAAAAGAATTTAATGAACTTAATATAAATCATCAAAATAATGGTAATCTTccaaatattcatattttaaaatcgGGGAAAACTGATAAACAATATTCTTCTTGGAAGGGTGGAAGTATTCTTGCCTCCttcaaaaattttaattctttttttgtaaCTCAAAAGGAATATCAGGAATATGGTtttgaaattattaataGAAAGTGTTGA